The following coding sequences are from one Primulina eburnea isolate SZY01 chromosome 15, ASM2296580v1, whole genome shotgun sequence window:
- the LOC140814017 gene encoding O-fucosyltransferase 15 isoform X2, which yields MSNSNLSDITATSGNTSNEEDGNDPPRSRVHSRKSNSPARLSDSSPANSFRSSPPTRFSELSLSPDSSTTWFNGFLSGAVIDTKKMNKAKIKVWYRKKRTIGLAVLIGSFFLMNWWMLSRIQEHGRTRGEIKVKLLKVNSSTVSIREELEKLGRGRKPQKTIFARLLSKAAHALAENKPEPKDLWVEPYIRASSWTPCSQTRDWKPSEGNNGYIVVTANGGINQQRVAVCNSVAIARLLNATLVLPIFMYSSVWRDSSQFGDIYQEEHFINYLKPDIRIVKTLPKELQSLDLNAIGSVVTDIDVVKEAKPSFYLKNILPILHRNRVVHFVGFGNRLASDPIPRQIQRLRCRCNFHALRFVPKIQEAGALLIQRMRQNDTGLGHLDHYLVGPFSLSKMKGQKVHAAKTSRYLALHLRFEIDMVAHSLCEFGGGEDEMQELEAYRDIHFPALAELMKTKKLPSPTDLRSEGLCPLMPEETVLMLAALGFNRRSHIYLAGAHIYGGKSRLAALTTLFPNLVTKENLFSSAEIEPFANFSSQLAALDFIVCTASDVFAMTDSGSQFSSLVAGYRIYYGGGKMPSIRPNKRRLADIFLKNNTIEWKVFETRVTKAVRQNKRVFSRPVGRSVYRYPRCRDCMCYTA from the exons ATGTCCAACTCCAATCTCTCCGACATCACCGCAACTAGTGGCAACACATCCAACGAAGAAGATGGCAATGATCCGCCAAGGTCTCGGGTTCATTCCCGGAAGTCAAATAGTCCGGCCCGTCTGAGCGATTCTTCACCCGCCAATTCTTTCCGGTCGTCGCCCCCGACCAGATTCTCGGAATTATCCCTCTCACCCGATTCCTCGACGACGTGGTTTAATGGGTTTCTTAGCGGTGCTGTAATTGATACCAAGAAAATGAACAAAGCCAAGATAAAGGTGTGGTATAGGAAAAAGAGGACGATTGGATTGGCGGTGTTGATTGGTTCTTTTTTCTTGATGAACTGGTGGATGCTTTCTCGGATCCAAGAACATGGTCGAACCCGAGGGGAAATCAAGGTTAAGCTGTTAAAAGTGAATTCTTCCACTGTATCTATCCGG GAAGAATTAGAAAAGCTTGGTAGAGGCAGAAAACCACAGAAAACAATATTTGCAAGGCTTTTGTCTAAGGCTGCTCATGCGTTAGCTGAG AACAAGCCGGAGCCTAAGGACTTGTGGGTGGAACCTTACATACGTGCTTCTTCCTGGACTCCTTGTTCTCAGACACGAGATTGGAAACCTAGTG AGGGTAACAATGGTTATATAGTGGTCACTGCAAATGGTGGAATAAATCAGCAGCGAGTCGCT GTGTGCAATTCTGTTGCTATTGCTAGGTTACTTAATGCAACACTTGTTCTTCCCATATTTATGTACAGCAGTGTTTGGAGGGATTCCAG TCAGTTCGGGGATATATACCAGGAGGAGCATTTCATCAACTACTTGAAGCCTGATATTCGAATTGTCAAGACACTTCCAAAGGAATTGCAGTCATTGGACTTAAATGCAATTGGAAGTGTG GTGACAGACATAGATGTGGTAAAAGAGGCTAAGCCaagtttttatttgaaaaatattctTCCCATTTTACACCGCAACAGAGTCGTTCATTTTGTTGGATTTGGGAACCGATTGGCGTCTGATCCCATACCACGTCAGATACAG AGACTTCGATGCAGATGCAATTTTCATGCCCTGAGGTTCGTTCCCAAAATACAAGAAGCAGGTGCTCTGCTGATTCAGAGAATGCGTCAAAACGATACCGGCTTGGGACATTTGGACCATTATCTTGTTGGCCCTTTTTCTCTGTCAAAGATGAAGGGGCAAAAAGTTCATGCAGCTAAAACATCTAGGTACTTGGCATTACATCTGAGATTTGAAATTGACATGGTGGCTCATTCTTTGTGTGAATTCGGTGGCGGTGAAGATGAAATGCAAGAATTAGAAGCTTATAGGGACATCCATTTTCCTGCATTGGCGGAACTGATGAAGACTAAAAA GTTACCCTCCCCTACAGATTTAAGATCGGAAGGACTATGCCCGTTAATGCCGGAGGAGACTGTGCTCATGCTTGCGGCCCTTGGTTTTAACCGAAGGTCCCACATATACCTTGCAGGGGCTCATATTTATGGAGGGAAGTCGAGATTGGCAGCCTTGACTACATTGTTCCCTAATTTAGTAACCAAAGAAAACTTGTTTTCTTCTGCTGAGATCGAACCATTTGCAAATTTTTCATCTCAg TTGGCTGCACTTGACTTCATAGTATGCACAGCTTCAGACGTATTTGCCATGACAGACTCTGGAAGTCAGTTTTCTTCTCTAGTAGCCGGGTATCGAATCTATTACGGTGGGGGGAAGATGCCATCAATCAGGCCAAACAAACGGAGGCTTGCTgacatttttttgaaaaacaacACAATAGAGTGGAAGGTATTTGAGACGAGAGTGACGAAGGCCGTGAGGCAAAATAAACGTGTGTTTTCACGGCCTGTCGGAAGAAGTGTATATAGATATCCTCGATGTCGGGATTGTATGTGTTATACCGCTTGA
- the LOC140815700 gene encoding uncharacterized protein produces the protein MGEPETLPKILSSRSSGTRRSTDSNSPEFEFCMLRNPSSPQPNILSADELFSDGFLLPLHLLNLSDDPTHPHTMSATPEETGSDQFQENQDSILIESADLSANPSFTSSKRWMDIFKKGEKKSSSLFNGVNADDSSKGKDIKSNSKEKKREKKNGVGSSKGVSAAELNINIWPFSRSISAGNSAARPRSAVATRKVSSAPCSRSNSRGESKSRKWPSSPNRAGVHLGRSSPVWQVRRGGSGRRSATFVKNPQKGICKNGNDSCWRTPPAESVGGRSNKARVLSLNVPMCIGYRQQLSCRSDENSAVAVSTALTGGNVGGDGVRGGYLFNIRSLFSKKVY, from the coding sequence ATGGGAGAACCGGAGACCCTTCCTAAAATTCTTTCATCACGTAGCAGTGGAACAAGACGAAGCACCGATTCTAACTCACCTGAATTCGAGTTTTGTATGCTTCGGAACCCATCTTCTCCTCAGCCAAATATCCTCTCTGCCGATGAGCTCTTCTCCGACGGTTTCCTCCTCCCCCTGCACCTCCTCAACCTATCCGATGACCCTACTCATCCGCATACGATGAGTGCTACACCTGAAGAAACCGGATCGGATCAATTCCAGGAGAATCAAGATTCGATATTAATTGAATCGGCTGACCTGTCAGCCAATCCTTCGTTCACTTCCTCAAAGCGTTGGATGGATATTTTTAAGAAAGGCGAAAAGAAAAGCTCGAGTTTATTCAATGGCGTGAATGCAGATGATAGTAGTAAAGGTAAGGATATTAAAAGTAACAGTAAAGAGAAGAAGCGAGAGAAGAAGAATGGTGTTGGTTCGAGTAAAGGAGTAAGCGCCGCGGAGTTGAATATAAACATATGGCCTTTCTCGAGGAGTATATCTGCCGGAAACAGCGCAGCTCGCCCACGATCGGCGGTCGCAACTAGGAAAGTGAGTAGCGCACCTTGCTCTAGGAGCAACTCGCGGGGTGAGTCAAAGTCCAGGAAATGGCCTAGCAGCCCGAATAGAGCCGGAGTTCACTTGGGAAGAAGCAGTCCTGTTTGGCAGGTTCGCCGCGGCGGAAGTGGGCGGAGGTCGGCTACCTTCGTGAAGAATCCTCAAAAGGGCATCTGCAAAAATGGGAATGACAGCTGTTGGAGAACACCCCCTGCTGAATCCGTCGGTGGACGTTCTAATAAAGCTAGAGTTTTGAGTTTAAACGTCCCCATGTGCATTGGCTACCGACAGCAATTGAGCTGTAGAAGTGATGAAAATAGCGCCGTCGCTGTTTCCACCGCGCTTACTGGTGGTAATGTCGGCGGCGATGGAGTTCGTGGTGGTTATTTATTCAACATCCGAAGTCTATTTTCCAAGAAAGTATATTAA
- the LOC140814017 gene encoding O-fucosyltransferase 15 isoform X1, which yields MSNSNLSDITATSGNTSNEEDGNDPPRSRVHSRKSNSPARLSDSSPANSFRSSPPTRFSELSLSPDSSTTWFNGFLSGAVIDTKKMNKAKIKVWYRKKRTIGLAVLIGSFFLMNWWMLSRIQEHGRTRGEIKVKLLKVNSSTVSIREELEKLGRGRKPQKTIFARLLSKAAHALAEEQNKPEPKDLWVEPYIRASSWTPCSQTRDWKPSEGNNGYIVVTANGGINQQRVAVCNSVAIARLLNATLVLPIFMYSSVWRDSSQFGDIYQEEHFINYLKPDIRIVKTLPKELQSLDLNAIGSVVTDIDVVKEAKPSFYLKNILPILHRNRVVHFVGFGNRLASDPIPRQIQRLRCRCNFHALRFVPKIQEAGALLIQRMRQNDTGLGHLDHYLVGPFSLSKMKGQKVHAAKTSRYLALHLRFEIDMVAHSLCEFGGGEDEMQELEAYRDIHFPALAELMKTKKLPSPTDLRSEGLCPLMPEETVLMLAALGFNRRSHIYLAGAHIYGGKSRLAALTTLFPNLVTKENLFSSAEIEPFANFSSQLAALDFIVCTASDVFAMTDSGSQFSSLVAGYRIYYGGGKMPSIRPNKRRLADIFLKNNTIEWKVFETRVTKAVRQNKRVFSRPVGRSVYRYPRCRDCMCYTA from the exons ATGTCCAACTCCAATCTCTCCGACATCACCGCAACTAGTGGCAACACATCCAACGAAGAAGATGGCAATGATCCGCCAAGGTCTCGGGTTCATTCCCGGAAGTCAAATAGTCCGGCCCGTCTGAGCGATTCTTCACCCGCCAATTCTTTCCGGTCGTCGCCCCCGACCAGATTCTCGGAATTATCCCTCTCACCCGATTCCTCGACGACGTGGTTTAATGGGTTTCTTAGCGGTGCTGTAATTGATACCAAGAAAATGAACAAAGCCAAGATAAAGGTGTGGTATAGGAAAAAGAGGACGATTGGATTGGCGGTGTTGATTGGTTCTTTTTTCTTGATGAACTGGTGGATGCTTTCTCGGATCCAAGAACATGGTCGAACCCGAGGGGAAATCAAGGTTAAGCTGTTAAAAGTGAATTCTTCCACTGTATCTATCCGG GAAGAATTAGAAAAGCTTGGTAGAGGCAGAAAACCACAGAAAACAATATTTGCAAGGCTTTTGTCTAAGGCTGCTCATGCGTTAGCTGAG GAACAGAACAAGCCGGAGCCTAAGGACTTGTGGGTGGAACCTTACATACGTGCTTCTTCCTGGACTCCTTGTTCTCAGACACGAGATTGGAAACCTAGTG AGGGTAACAATGGTTATATAGTGGTCACTGCAAATGGTGGAATAAATCAGCAGCGAGTCGCT GTGTGCAATTCTGTTGCTATTGCTAGGTTACTTAATGCAACACTTGTTCTTCCCATATTTATGTACAGCAGTGTTTGGAGGGATTCCAG TCAGTTCGGGGATATATACCAGGAGGAGCATTTCATCAACTACTTGAAGCCTGATATTCGAATTGTCAAGACACTTCCAAAGGAATTGCAGTCATTGGACTTAAATGCAATTGGAAGTGTG GTGACAGACATAGATGTGGTAAAAGAGGCTAAGCCaagtttttatttgaaaaatattctTCCCATTTTACACCGCAACAGAGTCGTTCATTTTGTTGGATTTGGGAACCGATTGGCGTCTGATCCCATACCACGTCAGATACAG AGACTTCGATGCAGATGCAATTTTCATGCCCTGAGGTTCGTTCCCAAAATACAAGAAGCAGGTGCTCTGCTGATTCAGAGAATGCGTCAAAACGATACCGGCTTGGGACATTTGGACCATTATCTTGTTGGCCCTTTTTCTCTGTCAAAGATGAAGGGGCAAAAAGTTCATGCAGCTAAAACATCTAGGTACTTGGCATTACATCTGAGATTTGAAATTGACATGGTGGCTCATTCTTTGTGTGAATTCGGTGGCGGTGAAGATGAAATGCAAGAATTAGAAGCTTATAGGGACATCCATTTTCCTGCATTGGCGGAACTGATGAAGACTAAAAA GTTACCCTCCCCTACAGATTTAAGATCGGAAGGACTATGCCCGTTAATGCCGGAGGAGACTGTGCTCATGCTTGCGGCCCTTGGTTTTAACCGAAGGTCCCACATATACCTTGCAGGGGCTCATATTTATGGAGGGAAGTCGAGATTGGCAGCCTTGACTACATTGTTCCCTAATTTAGTAACCAAAGAAAACTTGTTTTCTTCTGCTGAGATCGAACCATTTGCAAATTTTTCATCTCAg TTGGCTGCACTTGACTTCATAGTATGCACAGCTTCAGACGTATTTGCCATGACAGACTCTGGAAGTCAGTTTTCTTCTCTAGTAGCCGGGTATCGAATCTATTACGGTGGGGGGAAGATGCCATCAATCAGGCCAAACAAACGGAGGCTTGCTgacatttttttgaaaaacaacACAATAGAGTGGAAGGTATTTGAGACGAGAGTGACGAAGGCCGTGAGGCAAAATAAACGTGTGTTTTCACGGCCTGTCGGAAGAAGTGTATATAGATATCCTCGATGTCGGGATTGTATGTGTTATACCGCTTGA
- the LOC140813596 gene encoding protein STRUBBELIG-RECEPTOR FAMILY 8-like gives MDKAVASSSVFLTRLLVIWAVIFSSCVPVDAITDPNDVQGLQVLYTSLNSPWQLTGWRSSGGDPCGELWNGVICLGSSVVSLHMSGLGLSGTMGYLLNNLVSLKTFDLSSNNIHDSIPYQLPPNLTSLNIANNNISGNLPYSLSSMTSLSYLNVSRNILSQGVGDMFDNHSALATLDISFNNFTGDLPPSFSTLTNLSTLRVQNNKLTGSLNVLVGLPLIDLNVANNNFSGWIPQKLNSVTSFVYDGNVFANGPAPPPPPYTPPPPGQSGGSSRDPQSGHTPRSNVPNAGNGNKKNGLTTGSILGLVLGSLSATILLLLALVFCLRRRSKKEIAARTSVESLPDNDKVNTEMQEHREKTTATVSDLKPTAVENMAVRQIQGKNGSVKRVKSPITATSFTVATLQTATNSFSQENLIGEGSLGRVYRAELPNGKIMAIKKIDSAALSLHEEDNFLEAVTNMSRLRHPNIVALAGYCAEHGQRLLVHDYIGHANLHDTLHYADERSKMLTWNARVRVALGTARALEYLHEVCLPSLVHRNLKSANILLDDELNPHLSDCGLASLTPNTERQVSSTQMIGSFGYSAPEFALSGIYTVKSDVYSFGVVMLELLTGRKPLDSSRVRSEQSLVRWATPQLHDIDTLAKMVDPILNGMYPAKSLSRFADIIALCVQPEPEFRPPMSEVVQALVRLMQRAVIVKRQPSEDSGFAFKNPDHEAVDLL, from the exons ATGGATAAAGCGGTGGCCAGCTCTTCTGTATTCCTCACTCGCCTTCTAGTCATCTGGGCGGTGATCTTCAGCTCTTGTGTTCCCGTTGATGCTATTACTGATCCTAATGATG TTCAAGGGCTTCAAGTTTTGTACACTTCATTGAATAGTCCTTGGCAGCTAACAGGATGGAGATCTAGTGGTGGTGATCCCTGTGGAGAGTTGTGGAATGGAGTTATCTGCCTAGGTTCTTCTGTAGTGTCTTT GCATATGTCTGGGTTGGGACTGAGCGGAACAATGGGATACTTGCTCAACAACCTTGTGTCACTAAAGACATT TGATTTGAGTAGCAACAATATCCATGATTCTATTCCGTATCAGTTACCACCAAACCTGACAAGCCT AAACATTGCAAACAACAACATAAGCGGGAATCTTCCTTACTCGCTTTCTAGTATGACCTCACTTAGTTACCT GAATGTCAGCAGAAACATTTTGTCTCAGGGAGTTGGAGATATGTTTGACAATCATTCAGCACTAGCAACCTT GGATATTTCATTCAATAATTTTACTGGAGATCTCCCACCTTCCTTTAGTACTCTAACCAATCTTTCAACTCT CCGAGTGCAGAATAATAAACTTACTGGTTCTCTAAATGTTCTCGTCGGTTTGCCTTTAATCGATTT AAATGTTGCTAACAACAATTTTAGTGGCTGGATACCCCAGAAACTAAACTCGGTCACCAGTTTTGT ATATGATGGAAATGTGTTTGCTAATGGTCCtgctcctcctcctccaccataTACCCCACCTCCTCCAGGTCAATCTGGCGGGAGCAGTCGCGATCCTCAAAGTGGTCATACACCTCGATCTAATGTCCCAAATGCTGGCAATGGAAATAAGAAGAATGGGTTGACAACAGGGAGCATATTGGGGTTAGTTCTAGGATCTTTGTCTGCAACAATTTTGTTGCTTCTTGCACTAGTTTTTTGCCTTCGAAGGAGATCCAAGAAAGAAATTGCTGCACGAACCTCAGTCGAAAGCCTTCCTGACAATGATAAAG TGAACACAGAGATGCAAGAGCACCGGGAGAAGACAACAGCCACTGTATCTGATCTAAAGCCCACAGCAGTGGAAAACATGGCTGTCAGACAAATACAGGGAAAAAATGGATCTGTCAAAAGAGTGAAGTCTCCAATAACCGCCACTTCTTTTACAGTGGCCACTCTTCAAACTGCAACTAATAGCTTTAGTCAGGAAAATCTGATTGGTGAAGGTTCTCTTGGTCGTGTCTATAGGGCAGAGCTTCCCAATGGGAAG ATTATGGCCATAAAAAAGATAGACAGTGCAGCATTGTCCCTGCATGAGGAAGATAATTTTCTTGAAGCCGTTACTAATATGTCACGTCTGAGACATCCAAATATTGTTGCACTGGCAGGATACTGTGCAGAGCATGGTCAACGTCTTCTGGTTCATGATTATATTGGACATGCTAACTTGCATGATACACTGCACTATGCTGATGAGAGGAGCAAAATGCTGACATGGAATGCACGGGTTAGAGTAGCACTTGGCACTGCTCGGGCTTTGGA GTACTTGCACGAAGTATGTTTGCCTTCCCTTGTACATAGAAACTTGAAGTCCGCAAATATTTTACTTGATGATGAGTTAAATCCCCACCTTTCAGATTGTGGATTAGCTTCTCTAACACCGAACACAGAACGACAG GTTTCTTCAACACAAATGATTGGTTCGTTTGGATACAGTGCACCTGAGTTTGCCTTATCTGGGATATACACTGTAAAAAGCGATGTATACAGTTTTGGTGTTGTTATGTTGGAGCTTCTGACTGGCCGGAAACCGCTTGATAG TTCAAGAGTGAGATCAGAACAGTCACTTGTGAGATGGGCCACTCCTCAACTCCACGATATCGATACTCTAGCAAAGATGGTTGACCCTATCTTAAATGGAATGTATCCGGCAAAGTCTTTGAGCCGTTTTGCAGATATCATTGCCCTCTGTGTTCAG CCTGAGCCTGAATTTCGACCTCCCATGTCTGAAGTCGTGCAAGCCCTGGTTCGGTTGATGCAAAGGGCAGTGATTGTCAAGAGACAACCCAGTGAGGATTCAGGTTTTGCATTCAAGAATCCAGATCATGAAGCAGTTGACTTGCTGTAG
- the LOC140815292 gene encoding homeobox protein SBH1-like, giving the protein MEGGEGSGNMNTHFMAFGENANGFCPMMMMPQVAATGPHGDCSQTIYLPLPSTNQQHLNLNSSTGGGCSMMLAEHNNNTSTGYYFMESDGDAGSCSVKSKIMAHPHYPRLLAAYVNCQKIGAPPEVIAKLEEACASATAIGRNDRSSVGEDPALDQFMEAYCEMLTKYEQELSKPFKEAMLFLSRIECQFKALSLSLTDSACGDAVDRNGSSEEEFDVNNNFIDPQAEDIELKGQLLRKYSGYLGNLKQEFMKKRKKGKLPKEARQQLLEWWSRHYKWPYPSESQKLALAESTGLDQKQINNWFINQRKRHWKPSEDMQFVVMDAAHPHYYMDNIMGNPYPMDISPSFL; this is encoded by the exons ATGGAGGGTGGTGAGGGCTCAGGTAACATGAACACTCATTTCATGGCTTTTGGAGAAAACGCAAATGGGTTTTGTCCCATGATGATGATGCCTCAGGTGGCTGCTACTGGCCCTCATGGGGACTGCAGCCAAACCATATATCTACCTCTTCCATCCACTAATCAACAACACCTCAATCTCAACAGCAGCACCGGCGGCGGCTGTTCTATGATGCTTGCAGAACATAACAATAATACGAGTACTGGGTATTATTTCATGGAAAGCGACGGAGATGCTGGCAGCTGCTCCGTCAAGTCAAAGATCATGGCTCATCCACACTACCCTCGCCTCTTGGCTGCCTATGTTAATTGTCAAAAG ATAGGAGCGCCGCCTGAGGTGATCGCGAAGCTCGAGGAAGCTTGTGCGTCCGCCACCGCGATAGGCCGCAACGACAGAAGCTCCGTCGGAGAAGATCCAGCACTCGACCAATTCATGGAGGCCTACTGTGAAATGCTGACGAAGTATGAGCAAGAACTCTCGAAACCCTTCAAAGAAGCCATGCTCTTCCTTTCGAGGATTGAGTGCCAGTTCAAAGCCCTTAGTTTATCTCTCACTGATTCTG CTTGTGGCGATGCAGTGGACAGAAATGGTTCGTCCGAAGAAGAATTCGACGTGAATAACAATTTCATCGACCCCCAAGCAGAAGATATCGAACTGAAAGGTCAGCTCTTGCGGAAATATAGTGGATACTTGGGCAACCTCAAACAAGAATTCATGAAGAAACGAAAGAAAGGCAAGCTGCCTAAAGAAGCAAGGCAGCAGTTACTAGAGTGGTGGAGCAGACATTACAAATGGCCTTATCCATCT GAATCTCAGAAACTAGCCCTAGCCGAATCAACTGGCCTGGACCAGAAGCAAATAAACAACTGGTTTATCAACCAAAGGAAACGCCATTGGAAACCGTCGGAGGATATGCAGTTCGTGGTTATGGACGCCGCTCATCCTCACTACTACATGGACAATATTATGGGCAATCCGTACCCAATGGACATTTCCCCATCGTTTCTTTAA